DNA sequence from the Vicia villosa cultivar HV-30 ecotype Madison, WI linkage group LG3, Vvil1.0, whole genome shotgun sequence genome:
ACAAAGAAATGATAGTATATGATACTTCATACTTGTCAAAAGACAATGTAGGCATGCCACTCCACCAACCGCCTGTTCAAAAAATCGAGTCAAATGTAATAGAATTCCAATGAAATTGAGTGATTGATTACATAAATGTAATGAAAGAGCAGCAAAGATCTTTTAATACCCATAGCAAAGTTTGAAACTTTTCTAGGAATAGTTCCAATATCTAGCCCATTATCGACATCAAATATTGGAATCCAGGTCGAACCTTTCACCCATGCCTTCAAAACATGCAAAAATAGCAATCATAGATCACAACAATAATATGTGGATAGTTTgcaagaaatgaaaaacaaaagcaaaagagTCTAATTACTTATTTGCAATAAGTGCTAGAATTATGAAAGTTGAATAGAATCAAACGTATATGAAAACGTCAATCTAATACTTTCAACAGCTACTACCAAGATCAATTACTCATGATAATTAGCTTCATGAATGCATGGCCATAAGAATAACATGTTTAAAATTTCAAGTTTCTTCCCTTATCTCTTCCTACTGACTCGTCTGAGAAAGTATGTAAATAACTAAATCATATCATATCGGGAAAGGTAATAAAAGCAACGGCTACATCATAGGAGAAACAGAAACCTTGCTGTGTTCATTCGAGGGGCGGACATCAAGAAGGGGCTTGTTTGAAAGCTGAACTGCATACCCAGCTTCCTTTGGTGTAAGAACCTTAATTTTTTCTTCCCGGAGCTACAAAACAAGCAAGCAAAAACCCCATTTAAATCCTCATAACCAACCGCGTACAAAAGCCGCAGTATAAAAGACAGTTAAATCATAACAAAGTTACCATCCTCCAAAAATAACACTAGTACATTATACAGTTTATTAAAGATGCTCGTGTTCAATTAAATCAGCTCAGTTGATAGCTGTACAGAGACATCACACTGCAGGGGTGCGGTTGCTATAATTTGAATATTCAATTAAACTATAACTAGAACTAGAATTTAGAAACTCCTAATTTTGCATTTCATTTACATCATACATAATCATCAAAGTGAGTAATGTTGCTAAAagaaatagaattaaaaaaataccaGAGCTTCCCATCTCTTTTTGGCAGCAGCCATATCCCTCACTTGCTTCAATTCAAAATCTTCATTCTCAGCTTGCACACGAACAACACTCTTCTTCTGTAAAAGAAAATGCAACAAATACCAATTTTTGTTTACAATAATTATActtaaaattacaattaaaaaaaCCACAAACCAAAAGAGGGAAAGAAGGAATACGAACCATAGTGAAGAGTATGGTTGAGGAAGAAGGACGGTGTTGTAAGGAAGAGAGTGAGGCATAACCAGAAGCGGCACTGAGAGAAGGGTAGTTGAGATTGGAATTGGTAACGGTGATTGTGGGAAGGGAAAGGAATAGTGCTTCCATAATAATTGATTAAAGGAAAAATCACTtaagttgaaaatgaaaaaaagattGTTGTAATCTGTATCCTCTGCATGCACTCTAACTAACTACAGAGATAGTGACCCCATTATCTAGAATAGATTCTATAAACTGTTCTTATACCTTACCCTTATCTCAGAGTTCATCCCCGTTTGAATTCATGAGTGACCTGGAAAATATttgttaaaagaaaatcaattaatCCATGattctttaatttaatttataattttatgctgatttcataattaatatttataactcaatttaatttattgttaGTTTTAATATAACTTGctcttatatttaaaataaatttaattttgttaCTTTTGATAAAATAATGTTAATTTGTGCCCAAAAGCACGTATTAAAAATCCATAAATATAAATAGTAAATTAGtattgaaaaaattaataaaacaattaattataACTTAATATTAAATTCAAcaaataattttcaaataaatttttactATATTTATGCCTTAACTTGTCTCTTTGAGCACAAATTAACATCACCCTAATATTAAATATGAAGTTTAAAAGAGTATTGAGTGATACAtaattcttttaaattttaattgaatatttttaataaatagcatTCGGTTGGGCCCGACTTCTCGGTGCTTTCGCAAACTTCCTTGGTTTCACAAATTCTCTCATTGCCGAACTCTCTGGTGCTATGTTAGCTATAGAGTTCGCCCATGAGAAGGGTTGGAGGAAAGTTTGGTTAGAATCGGACTCGTTAGCGGTTATTCGGGCTATCTCCAAGCCTCTTCTGGTTCCTTGGCAAGTTCGTACTAGATGgttaaattgtgttaatattattGGTAGGATGTCCTTTGTTGCCTCTCACATTTTCAGAGAAGGTAATTCTTGTGcggattctcttgcaaacatagGATTAACGGTTACTGCTTACACTATCTATAGTAGTATCCCAAATTTTTTGAGGGCAGATTTTGTGAAGAATAGGCTAGGTTTGCCTTTCTTTAGGTTCTTATCTCATTGAGAGggttttggtttggtcccccCTCTTCTTTTGTTCTGTTTTCTTTGATATGAGATaaccttttattaaaaaaaaaaaaaaatttcttttatatttcatcattttctcttattttcatCATTGTCTTCATGCACCATTATTTAaaatcagaaatttcaaattaaaaatttaataaattcaaataaatagtcACAAAGCATCAATGAGATAGAAATGGTGATGAAGAAATTGATTACTTAATCTCAAGTGCAAAGCCAGGAAAAACTAACATCTATCTAAcaactaggggtgggaataggccaggccgactaacaggggcctacgacccagcctacataggcctaggtcaggccaggctttttagataaatagaaaaggcctaggcttttttataagcctatttagctaaaaaggctaggccacaggccacataaaaagccttttaaggcTAAGAGGCCTGCCTATTTAAAtacatatgaataattttattattattatactatattttttactttgaattaaaaatataaaaataaattttagttatcttgacgaaattatgaaaataatatgaaaagaatcttatgaataatgtcataagttgtttcgataagttctctcaaacaaataatatcacaaaattgatgctactaggtaaactcaaataaactaatgcaaacaaacatttaatctcattgatcttttaatttgttagtctatataaagacgagttgaatgacttatttacaaatgtttaaatgaaataggcttttaagtaggctaataggccaatcaggCCTTAAAAAAGGCCAGGCCCAGGCCAAAAAAATAAGTCTATGGTAGGCTACAGGCCAGGCCTAGGCTTTGAATATTATAGCAAGTCAGgttcaggcttggcaaagcctagctcggcccagcctattcccacccctactaaCAACTTTCAGATTTAAATTTGATCTCCCCACGATTACGATGGAATGATAAAACTATATCTTATGATGGAAatgttagattaattatttaattaattaaatatggattgaaataattaattattatattatggtCAAATGTTATTAAACACTAATTATTTATGGATTGTTTGATTGGGTTTTGTGCCTGAATGGATCGTGATGGGTTGGACCAttcagttaagcccaatgagaggtcTCTGCCCTCAACCGTTTAGTTATTTAAGTGTTGCCCCATTAGACGATTAACATACAGTGAAAACCCCATTAGACGATTAACATACAGTGAAAACCCTAAACGGCAATGAGGGTAGTAATTCTTTCATATTCCCTCTCATCAACCAGCAATTTGTTCAATCCGCTAAGGTACACCGTTCCTATCattgattattatttaatataacaaTATAACAATATGCTATAATTTGTATCTATACGAtttaattggtatcagagcctaatAGATACATTTTATGGCTATTCTTAGGTTATAGGTTATGAACCTTAAATATTTGATACATGAATATGCATTTGCGATCAATCAAAATCATTACTTTTTATTACGTTGTTGATTGCTTGAATTGAGAGTATAAGAATTTGATATAGATCCAAACTTTACCGGATTGTGTGATTAAAGTATGTACGTGTAAATCTATTACATGGATCATTGA
Encoded proteins:
- the LOC131656060 gene encoding rhodanese-like domain-containing protein 11, chloroplastic, whose translation is MEALFLSLPTITVTNSNLNYPSLSAASGYASLSSLQHRPSSSTILFTMKKSVVRVQAENEDFELKQVRDMAAAKKRWEALLREEKIKVLTPKEAGYAVQLSNKPLLDVRPSNEHSKAWVKGSTWIPIFDVDNGLDIGTIPRKVSNFAMGGWWSGMPTLSFDNSFLPKVMEKFPKDAELIVACQKGLRSLAACEQLYNAGYTNLFWVQGGFEAAEEEDLVVEGSVPLKFAGIGGVSEFLGWTDQQRAAAAKEGWGYRLVFSARLIGLFLVADALFIGAQQVGRYLQEIRTH